TAAGCGGTTAAATTTCCCAAAAATATTGCGAATTCTAGCAAAAATTTAACCGCTTGCGTGAAGGTTCTTGCTTATTTTGTTAATTTATCAGCAAGTTTGACTTCTTCAACCCATTTATTGATGAGGCGTTTACCTTCTTCACTTGAACCAAATTTTTCAAAATCATACTCTACTAGGTTAAGTGTTTCAGGTTTTGGCAGCTTTGAGGAGGCTTCCGCATTGATGACGGTCGGCATTTGGTATAAGCCGTGATCACGCCAGGTAAGTTCTTGAACTTCTTTTGTTAAAACAAAGTCTGCAAATAATTTTGCATTTGCTAAATTACGTGCATTTTTGATGATACTTGAGCCTCCGAGTGCATAGCCGATTTTCCCTTCAGGAAGGACATATTCAATCGGGTTTCCTTTTTCTTTTTCTGTGGTATAAGCATGAATAAAGCCGATGCTCTCTGCAATTTCGCCTCTCACTAAATTAGAGGTTACGAGGTTGCTTTTTGGATATTGAGAGATATTAGCATCTAATTTTTTTAAGTATTCAAAGGCTTTTTCTTCTCCCCAAAGTGAAATAAGAGTCGCCATAACCGTAAATGTTGTGCCGGAAGAACGAGGATCTGGAATTTGGATCTCACCTTGAAGTTTAGGGTTGAGTAAATCATCCCAAGTTTTTGGCATTTCTAGCCCTAATGTTTTTAATTTCTCTGTATTTACACCCATACCTAGAACAAGCATATAAATAATGGAGGTATATTCTCCTTTTTTAGAAGCGGTTAGATTTTTAAATTGAGGAAGGATATTCGCTTGATTTGCTGGGCGGAATGGTTCAAGAAGACCGAGATCAGCAGCTTGGAAATGAGGTTCAATCGTACCACCATACCAAACATCTGCTTGAGGATTATCTTTTTCAGCTTTGAGTTTACCTAAAATCGTTCCTGTGCTGGCATGAATAAAAGAAGTCTCGACATCATATTTCTTTGCAAAACGTTGAGCAACGTCTTCACACACTTCGTTTTGTACGGTGCAGTAAATATTTAAACGACCTTCTGCTAATGTCGGATTTGACATCAATAAAGGTGTTGCTACGCCGAGTCCCCAGAGCACTTTTTTAAGTTGTTTTTGCATATGATTTCCTTACAATATTTAAAAGAAAAGTGGAGGGAATGTATCATATGGATAATATCTGTCAAGGATAAACGTTATTCTGCTTAGAATGACATTTAAATAGGCAAAATGAATTTTTTTTAGGCGGTTGGCAAAAAAAATCATTTTTCTGTTTGACAGCGGAGTTAAAATCCGTAAAATGCACCTCGTTGTTTAGCGCAACGCTCCAAATGCGGGAATAGCTCAGTTGGTAGAGCACGACCTTGCCAAGGTCGGGGTCGCGAGTTCGAGCCTCGTTTCCCGCTCCATTTTTTATCTTATCAACGGCGTGTTAGCAAAGCGGTTATGCACTGGATTGCAAATCCATGTAGCTCGGTTCGACTCCGGGACACGCCTCCATTAACTTATTTTTCAGTTGTTTTACAAATCTAAAGCTATATAAGCTTAGTAATTTCAATCCTTGTGTAAAATTACTATTCGAATTAGTCCAAAGTAAATCTATTCTATCCAAATTTTTTGTGGGTGTTTTGGAGGTAATCACATAATATCTTCTGTGGAATAAATATATATTTCGTTGTCAGATTAAGTACGAAACTAAAAAATTAAAAAAACTCTATTTTTTATGAACTTTCCCGTTTTTCTTGAGTCTGACTAAACGTAACTGATTTATCAGCAGCAAGTTTTTTTCATTTTCTTAATAAGACCTCCGCCCGTATTCGAATATTGAATACGGGCTTTTTTTTGAGCGAGATTTGCTAACCGTAGGGCTAGGTTGTGATACAATCATACTAATTTGATTTCACGATAAAATTAGCATGGAAAAAGCATTAACATTTTTCTTTTATGATTACGAAAGTTTTGGCGTTAATCCTGCCGTAGATCGCCCTGCGCAATTTGCAGGTATTCGTACCGATGAGCAATTCAACATTATTGGCGAACCTGTAATGTTTTATTGCAAGCAAACATCTGACTACCTACCATCACCCGAAGCGGTAATGGTAACAGGTATTCTACCGCAACAATGTAACGCTGAAGGGCTTTCTGAACCCGAATTTGCGACACGTATTCATGCCGAATTCAGCCAGCCAAATACTTGTGTGATTGGGTATAACAATATTCGATACGATGATGAGATGACACGTTATACCTTTTTCCGCAATTTTTTTGATCCTTACGAATATAGTTGGAAAAATGGAAATTCCCGTTGGGATTTGCTTGATGTGGTTCGTGCGTGTTATGCGTTACGTCCGGAAGGGATTGAATGGGTAACGGATGAAGAGGGAATTCCTAATTTTAAATTAGAGAATTTGACCAAAGCCAATGGCATTGCCCACGAAAATGCGCATGATGCTATGTCGGATGTATACGCAACCATCGCAATAGCAAAATTGATCAAAGAGAAACAGCCTAAATTATTTCAATTTTTCTTTGAGCATCGTGGAAAAAAAGAAATTGAGAAATTGATTGATACCGCAGAAATGACACCGCTTGTTCACGTATCAGGTATGCTAGGGAATTATCGTGGTAATACAGCTTGGGTTGTACCTCTTGCATGGCATCCAACAAATCAAAATGCAGTCATAGTGTGTGATTTATCGGGCGATATTCAAGGCTTATTAAATGAAAGCAGCGAAGTATTAAAAAATCGCCTTTATACAAAAAGAACAGAACTTTCTGAGCAAGAAAAGCCTGTGCCGTTGAAATTAGTGCATATCAATAAATGCCCTATTCTCGCACCGGCAAAAGTATTACTTCCGGAAAACGCTGCACGTTTAGGTATTGATAGAGAGCAATGCCTAGAGAATTTAAAAGCATTAAAGGCACAAAAAAGCCTTGTGCGTGAGAAAGTGATTGAGATTTTTACTGAAGATCGTACTTTTGCACCGAGTGATAATGTTGAAACATCGCTTTATGATGGCTTTTTCTCGCAAGCGGATAAAAATAATATGAGTATTTTGCGTAGCTTGGCACCGGAAGAGTTAGCCCATCACGGCTTACAATTTGCGGATCCTCGTGTGGAAAAATTATTATTCCACTATCGAGCAAGACATTATCCGGAAACATTAACACGCGCTGAACAAATTAAATGGCAGAAGTATTGCCATCAACAACTGGATTCACGGGCGGAGCAATTTGCACAATCCATCGAAACATTATTCCAAATTCATCACGATGATGAAGAAAAGGTAAAATTATTGGAAGAATTGACCGCTTATGTGGCTCAGATTTCACAGGCTCAAGGTGTAGCCTATACACAAAAAGAACAGCAGCCTAATTTAGTGAATGAGTTAAATCAAGTGGCAGAAAATACGATGAGCAAAGCAGAAAAGTTGGCGATGTTAAAAACTTTGATTAAGTAATCTAAAGTAAAGGGCAAGTATTTGAACTTGCCCTTTGTCTACTATACCGTCTATTATGCCTTTTAATGCATGACGGCAATCATCATTGCCATCATAAAACTAATGACAGCCAATAGATAAAACTTTAATGAAAAAGATTGTGTTTTCTTAAAGGCTTTAGCCGAGAAAACGATATAAAGCACAATAAATAAAAACTTGCCTAATAACCAACTTAATTCTGAAAGCGTATAAATGCCATTAGAAAGGTAAACCGAAACGACAATCGCACCGCTTAATAGAAGCAGAGTATCGACTAAATGTGGTGCAATCAGCAACACTTTCACTTTACGCCAATTTACCCCTTTGGCACTTAATGCCCCACGGGTTAATAATAAAATCAAACTTAAATAAGCAAAGCCAGCGTGGCTATGAATTAATTTTGGTAAAATTTCTAACATTTAACCCTCTGCAATTTCTGTTTTTAAGTATTGGAAAATCTCACGATAGGCTTTCGGTGCTTTATTCGCTTCTTTCTCTTTTTGTGCCGAACGAATGAGATTGCGTAAATGTTGGCGATCTAATTGTGGGTATTCATCCATTAAGTGATTTAATGATGCATCGCCCATCTCAATAAGCTGATCACGGACTAATTCAAGTTTATGCAAT
This genomic window from Actinobacillus porcitonsillarum contains:
- a CDS encoding ABC transporter substrate-binding protein gives rise to the protein MQKQLKKVLWGLGVATPLLMSNPTLAEGRLNIYCTVQNEVCEDVAQRFAKKYDVETSFIHASTGTILGKLKAEKDNPQADVWYGGTIEPHFQAADLGLLEPFRPANQANILPQFKNLTASKKGEYTSIIYMLVLGMGVNTEKLKTLGLEMPKTWDDLLNPKLQGEIQIPDPRSSGTTFTVMATLISLWGEEKAFEYLKKLDANISQYPKSNLVTSNLVRGEIAESIGFIHAYTTEKEKGNPIEYVLPEGKIGYALGGSSIIKNARNLANAKLFADFVLTKEVQELTWRDHGLYQMPTVINAEASSKLPKPETLNLVEYDFEKFGSSEEGKRLINKWVEEVKLADKLTK
- the sbcB gene encoding exodeoxyribonuclease I, which codes for MEKALTFFFYDYESFGVNPAVDRPAQFAGIRTDEQFNIIGEPVMFYCKQTSDYLPSPEAVMVTGILPQQCNAEGLSEPEFATRIHAEFSQPNTCVIGYNNIRYDDEMTRYTFFRNFFDPYEYSWKNGNSRWDLLDVVRACYALRPEGIEWVTDEEGIPNFKLENLTKANGIAHENAHDAMSDVYATIAIAKLIKEKQPKLFQFFFEHRGKKEIEKLIDTAEMTPLVHVSGMLGNYRGNTAWVVPLAWHPTNQNAVIVCDLSGDIQGLLNESSEVLKNRLYTKRTELSEQEKPVPLKLVHINKCPILAPAKVLLPENAARLGIDREQCLENLKALKAQKSLVREKVIEIFTEDRTFAPSDNVETSLYDGFFSQADKNNMSILRSLAPEELAHHGLQFADPRVEKLLFHYRARHYPETLTRAEQIKWQKYCHQQLDSRAEQFAQSIETLFQIHHDDEEKVKLLEELTAYVAQISQAQGVAYTQKEQQPNLVNELNQVAENTMSKAEKLAMLKTLIK
- a CDS encoding SirB2 family protein, translating into MLEILPKLIHSHAGFAYLSLILLLTRGALSAKGVNWRKVKVLLIAPHLVDTLLLLSGAIVVSVYLSNGIYTLSELSWLLGKFLFIVLYIVFSAKAFKKTQSFSLKFYLLAVISFMMAMMIAVMH